GTGGATAGGGCTGACACGCGGTAGAGGCAtgcatgttttgtacagggactgccacgtgtaggcctgacggcttcttgtagtttcccttactttttaatgttcttatgtGACAGTGGACGGAGGCACTGGCGCCAGAGCAATATCAAGCACCAAGAAAATGTTCGGAAAAACTTTAGGAGGAGAGTAAGCAAGAGCAGTCAGCAAGAGTAAGCAAGTGCAGTGCAGGATCTGAatgagggagcaggaggaaatgCCAGGAGTGGAGCAACTGATGGATGTTAAGTGCTAATGGTGAGCAGAAGAAAACGGACGGTATCAGTGAGGCATGTTCGAGAGGGAAAGGTTACCAGTAGGAAACATTTGGCTTAGTAGGCGTAATATCCCTCcggaaacatacacacacacacacacatacacacacacacaaacacacacacacacacacacacacaaaaaaaaaaaaaaaaaaatatatatatatatatatatatatatatatatatatatatatatatatatatatatatatatatatatatatatatatatatgtatgaggaggagaaggaggaggaggaggaggaggaggaggaggagaagaacatggatcaggagaaaaaaaaaaaatacgtggaaGAAGAGGGGTGAAGTGAtcgaaaggaagaggaaggatgtgaGCACTCAAGGTCTTGAGGGACATAAGAggaggtgtgtatgtgtgtatatactcATGCATCTACTCAAGTACCTTTCCCTGTTTCTCCTCACCTGGGCAGCGCTGCGGGAGGGAACCTGTGGATGCTGACAGACTACAGTATTATGATTCTCGTCGTTGAATCTGCTTTATCTGCCCTTctgtccctttctccttcccaccctcccgCCTGcatgatgattctctctctctctctctctctctctctctctctctctctctctctctctctctctctctctctctctctctctctctttctcattagtTATTCGActccaggcacacacacacacacacacacacacacacacacacacacacacacacacacacacacacacacacacacacacacacacacacgcagacacacacacacgtcagtggGGTGCTGCGACAGGTGAGTATTCAGTCGCTGTTTGGATTCCAAGGTGAATAGAGGGACCGCTGCtagtggtgtgtgtatgtgtgtgtatgtgtatgtgtgtgtgtgtgtgtgtgtgtgtgtgtgtgtgtgtgtgtctctgtctgtgtgtgtgtgtgtgcgtgtgtgtgtgtgtgtgtgtgtgtgtgtgtgtgtgtgtgtgtgtgtgtgtgtgtgtgtgtgtgtgtgtgtgtgtgcgtgcgtgtgtgtagacCAGATTAACTGCAAGTTAGTGCTGCGATAGGAGAGCAGAGTGataatattgtttgtttttctatctatatagttagtggtggtggttgtggtggtggttgcagtgatagtgtattgtgatggtggtattgTCTGAAGaggtgatgaaagaagagaaacgaaaatattGTATgaaacgtaaaagaaaaaaaaagacagtcgAAAGAAGATAACGAGGATCAATAGACGGCTGCAATACCACGAGCACTTTATCTTCTCTCACTCAGTGTCACTCCTCACCGGTGCCAGGCTGGAGACAGACACACGAGAGACATAGAACTGTGCTATTCCAGGATGTCTGCATCGTactgttcctttctttactgCTCTGTGACATCtaattcctttatctttttcagGCCCGCTTGTTCTTCTTGGTTCAAGTCATCAGGCGGAGTCATCCTGGTCAGCATGGGTCCTCGCgaggtggtgggagtggtgggagTCTTGATGGTCATCGCCGTCATGCCGGGCCGCGCCACAACGATGGAAAGTGAGTCCAAGAGAATGGCGCTCTGTTTAGTCTGGTGCACCATGGGGAACAAGGAGACAGTTGCGTTAGGGTCAAGTAAGGTCGGGATGGTTGATGTGGTGCGTGTGGAACAGTCGCGCGTTCCTTTGTGCTGCACATGCAAACCTGCCTCCTTTGTTTGAGGAAATGTTGATGTCCCTTCCGTTTCTAGTGATAAAGGATGTGCTTGGTGCCCTCATGAGTTGTCCACGAGTCATTCACTGTTGACTCACATAAATTGCACCCTTTCTGTGGCGGAATACTCATGTTTACTGTTAATATCTCAGttttctcgtcgtcctcctctgcTTGCCACTCTCCTGTACTACAATAGGACGTTGCTCTTCCCTCCAGTCGTTTTTCCTGTAACAGACTGCCTTGACGGCGACCCGCGGTGTCCTGCGCTGGCTGCTGTGGGATTTTGTTCTTCAAGCTCGCTGTACATGAACAGAGTTTGTCCGTACTCTTGCAACCTATGCGTCGCCGAAGAGGACTCCGTCGCCTTCCAGCCTGGTGAAGGAAGCGTCGAACACCAATATACTTCGACGGCCGCCCCGGAAACTGCCAAGGAAACTACCATAAAGCCAAGACGCTCCATCGTCAATCCTGACttcggtatgtgtgtgtgtgtgtgtgtgtgtgtgtgtgtgtgtgtgtgtgtgtgtgtgtgtgtgtgtgtgtgtgtgtgtgtgtgtgtgtttacctggttACCTTTACCTATTTCAGTACCACAGTCAGATTTATATTGTTACTTTCTCCTTCAGGCAATCAATTCATACGTCATACTGGTGCCAGCACTGATATCTATGGCACCCCACTAGTAACCTCCCCTGCAGTCAGACTTTTCATCTCTTACCACTGTTCTCATCTGTCCTCTTCTTGGTAGGCTTCCATCTAGTGGTGTCTATATCTATTTCATTCAGTCACTCATTGTTTTCCTGTAGTGGCAGTCAAATCGTATGCAGTATgaccctccatctctttcctgtGCTGTATCTGTCATTCTTAATTAAGTGAAAATTCAGTTGCCTCCATTAAACTAATATTCATGACAGTAGACtataccttttccttctttatactGCAGCTAATTCTTCTGTacatcagttttttttccctctatattttatttttttttatactgcaACTAGTTTCCTTTTGATGCTGTAGTTAATGTAATAAAGTAAAACTGAACACTCTAGTTAGGGTGtaaaggtgtgttgtgtgtgatttCAGCTTGCAGTCAGTTCGAATTAGTGACACAAGACCTTCCTTCTCTGAATACATATTGTCTGTTTCTTTGCTGCTactattcttttcctttataaatATTTCGTCTATCCTTTCTTAAATACGTTTCTCAAATTTTAACAGACTGTACTTGTcggtggcacacacacacacacacacacacacacacacacacacacacacacacacacacatggctggCTATCTGAGCGTGTgtgaggaccatattctgaaacacttcttcgCCACACCTCAACTAGATTCAAAAGgccctagttgaagttacacgcgCTTTAACGGGTGTTTTTAGAGCTTTAGTGATAGACTAATAAGACTTCTACACtttttaacaggagaaacaatctttGAGAACactgctaatcatctctctggcttttgaaaatagttgcggtgagagagcaaagcgtttctgaacacgggcCTGACATCTTATCGTTGACAATTCAAACCCTTTACTAATTGCTTGCCTTCACCCTCCTGCCCTTCTGCCCAGAGTGTGGCGGTCTCCCCTCCTCACTCCGCACCAGGTCATACAGCCAAGGCGCCGCCCAGGGCCAGCAGCCAAAGGTGagcattttcctcctcctcctcctcctcctcttccatcacctaCGTTATCCTTAATACATTTCCAATTCCACCACTTTCCCGTCTTTCATCTTTACTTTCTCCCATGCTTTATTGCTCGTATTGTCATTCCTTTTACTTCCGaatctgatgtgtgtgtgtgtgtgtgtgtgtgtgtgtgtgtgtgtgtgtgtgtgtgtgtgaccgcgTCTTTCAGGAGAGAAGTTACAAATCATCATTCACCAtacagtttctctctcatttacactAAGCATTGGATTGAAACCGcattcaaattctctctctctctctctctctctctctctctctctctctctctctctctctctctctctctctctctcattttcgaTTCGCGCGTGAACTTAATTATTATTTGAAGGTTTGTCCATATCACCTCTGCCCTTCACCTCAAAACGTTCAGTAGCTCTCGCCTCCCTCctctgactcctcctcctcctttcagccCGCGGGGGTAACGGGAAGGTACGAGTAtaagggggtgggggtgaaggggaggtgcaggagaggtgggagaggtggaagagagggagaataagagGGACTATAGAGGAAGAAAACCTCCATCAGCAAAAGTCGTGACGGTGTAGGATGGGCTTGGTCGAGGTCGCTGTAAGAAcacgttttattttatctttttattttttttttcatttctttggtGGAGGGAGTAGGAAAGTTATGgacgagcagcagcaggagagagagagagagagagagagagagagagagagagagagagagagagagagagtgagagtgtgtgtgtgtgtgtgtgtgtgtgtgtgagtgtgtgtgtctacagGTAAAGGAGCACGTGTtttgtaggaagaggaggagtggcagtacgaaggaatgtaaaaagagagagagaatctatattcattttatttactagATATTTTTTGCCTTTCAGAAAAGTGGCATCTCATTCCGACAGCCCGAAACAGGTAcgtgagatagatagatagatagatagatagatagatagatagatagatagagagataggtagatagatagatagatggagatagacagataaatggagagagaaaaaaataaagaattattttttttatttattcttctttatctatttatttatttgttcatttacttgtttatttgtgtgtgtgtgtgtgtgtgtgtgtgttcgtagcTAATCGTTCTTCCCTTAATTGTACTTTTACAGGATTGAGTTAAGCTCGTAACGTCTCATCATTTTAAGCTAATTTGTCATATTCATTTTTAAAGCTACGAatgaacctgtgtgtgtgtgtgtttgtctgtctgtgtgtgtgtgtgtgtgtgtgtgtgtgtgtgtgtgtgtgtgtgtgtgtgtgtgtgtgtgtgtgtgtgtgtgtgtgtgcgcgcactcTTGTCATGCTCCCTCCGCTTTGCTGCAGAGGACGGGACACAGCCCATTGAACACACCAGCTGTGGGGCGTCAGTGATCAGCGATCACATCATCGTCACCGCCGCCTATTGCGTCCTCAACAAAAAGTAAGCCGAGAATCGCCACTCGtgctcctccccacacactcacaggtttttccctcccttccctccttttcatccATCCTGTCTTTTGTCActtgcctctttctttctttcctccttttcttcagccATTTCTTCGCGTGAATTATggtgcatgttttttttccatctttttctttgatATGTATACCCTTTATCTTTTGCTTCTGTTTCTTGTGTATATGTccagtttttcttcctcacttttcttttatttattcattttttctatattcattgcggttcattttatcttctgtctgtttttttctctttttgttctctcctcAGCTTCCCTTTATCAAACAAATTttgtgccttgccttgcctccttTCCGTAACTTTCCTTACCTTGTTCCTTTCCTCGCTGGTGCTGATCTTCtcccgtttttctttcctcccgcAGTGTGACTTCGGTACGCCTCGGTGACATCGATCTCGCAGTGGATAACGAAACTAACTCCAACCCGGCTGACTACGAAATTGTTGACATCTTCCTGCATCCTGAATTCACGTAAGTTGGCGCTGGGAGGCGAGGCTGGGTGACGGCGGTTCACTAGTGTCAATGCCGTGAGCACAAGAAACGGGAGAGTGATCGGGAAATGAAAAGGTTTACTGTGTGAGAGACAGATGAGGTTTACTTGTGCGATGCGGTGACTTAAAGAAATGCGAGAATGATTGGGGGAAAGGTCTACggtgagagaggcagacagtTGGTAGTTTgttaaagataaagagaaaaaatgggcTTGTGTTGCTTGTCAGGAACCCGTTCATGAGGCCACCGCCAAGAAGTAATGGTGTTGTCACTGGATGTATGTATGGAACTCcccgtttacttttttttatttctcccttcctgtgACTCGAACTTTTTCAGGAGGGAAGTTTGAAGACACATGGTTTTCTCCTTAGGGACTGACACCtcaatggactttttttttttttgttatcctaGACCTAGATCTTATATAAAAAGTGGAGTGTTGTTTCTCGTGCTGTGTGAAGGCAAACTTATGAATTACACAAAGACAGTGGAGGaattcacaatctctctctctctctctctctctctctctctctctctctctctctctctctctctctctctctctctctctctctctttctctctctctctctcgccaagaCAGTGAGGGCGAGCTGTACAACGACATCGCGCTGCTCAAGACGGATCGCAAGATCGAGTTCAATGAGGCTGTGTTCCCGTACTGTGTGTCCCCATTCGTGCCCCCCGCCGACACCAAGGTCATTGTTGCTGGGTTTGGCTTCATTAATGAGAgtaagttcacacacacacacacacacacacacacacacacacacacacacacacacacgcagagtcAGTGTTATAATTAGTTTTACAGCAGGGAGGTCCGCCTGGTTAGAAGAATATGGTAGAAGAAGAATGTGGCGCGTCCTTAGTGGCACTGTACGTGTTTCTccatggtatatatatatatatatatatatatatatatatatatatatatatatatatatatatatatatatatatatatatatatatatatatatatatatatatatatatatatatatatatacatatatatatatatatatatatatatatatatatacatatatatatatattctctcttttttttttcttcttctttttttttgtgccaaCCTACTTTCGTTAATATTCTTATCCATTGCAATTCGTCAAAGTATCACGTGGGTAATGACCAGTTAGATTGTAATTACTGGGCGCCTACTCGCACGtgcctcttcttttattcttctccttccttcatcattgGCAGGggtttccttccttcgtgttttctacgtatcttctttcttccttattttacctcttcttcttgctgTGCACTCTTCCCCACCCCGTTTCTACTCCGTCCTTACTGACCGCCGTCTCCTCCCCATGGTCAGCACACAAGACGACTCAGCTGATGGAGGCCACGCTCGAGGTGCTGCCGTTGTCCCACTGCGAGGAGAAGTACCTGAATAAGGAGGAGCAGCGGCTGAAAAAGGCATACCCGTCACTCCTGCAAGGGAAACCAGGCCTCTTGTGTGCCGGGGACGATATCAGCGGCGTCTGCAAGGTGGGTGGCTGTCTGAGTGTGCGTGAGGATCATAtcgcttctgcgccgcaccttcatTAATTTTGAAAGGATCTACTATGAAATTACaagggttcccaagagtgttatTATGATTGCAGTGACAGATTGCCAATATTTGTagattattaacaagagaaattCTCTTGAGAACCCCGTTAATcgcctctgtggcctttgaaagtctTAGAGAGCAAAGTGTGTCAGAATagatgcttgagagagagagagagagagagagagagagagagagagagagagagagagagagagagagagagccctgcttccttcttccttctctaaccctcactaccactcctcctcctcagggtgACGAGGGCGGACCACTCTTCCGGGAGGATGAGGACGGCCGGCGGTACCTGGAAGGCCTCATCAGCTTCACGGGGAGTTTCTGCGGCGAGGGTGTGCTGCCTGGAATCTTCACGGCGATATCTGACTACGTGGATTTCATTGACGAGATCATCTACGAGAACGAGAACCTCTGAGGGCCTGAAGGGTGactcagatgtgtgtgtgtgtgtgtgtgtgtgtgtgtgtgtgttaagtaacTATTCACTCTCGTAATCTTTGTATTATCCCCTCAAGCTCCAGACACACAATAGATTTCGTTGACCAAGCTTACCATCAAGACAAACGTACTTACTATTGTTTGATTGTAACTCTTGTTGTAATAACGTTGTGAATTGCTGATATTTGATTGTTTACATTGTTTGTACTACTACCTCTGTATCTTCATCAAATTGGCATAAATCCAGAGACAACTATGTACACTCTATGGCTcgtgttctgaaacactttgttctctcatcaaggCCTCtcattcaaaggccacagaggtgatcagTCTGGTTTCCATGGATGCATCCCATATTAGTGATGCAACATTCTTGTTGAATTATCattagaaatataaaaatacagtTGAAACCTCCAATATCTTTCACAACAACCTTTTTATTTACGTAAGATGTACTCTGGCTCAAGGGAGCAAAAACTGATGAGAGAAAAACTAAACGCCTTTGAAGGTGCCACACCCTTAAagagacataagaacataagaaaataagggaagctgcaagaagccatcagaccagTCATTGCATGAAACGTACCACCTAGTTCCACCTATCCTCATTCCtaataaatttgtctaatcttcttataaagctccctaatactgtacactaacaacctgattaccgacAGTGGAAGACAAGCGCAAGATTACCTGCTAAATGTAgcagataataataacaaattgtTCATGAATATGGTCCCGTGTACATCAGTCCGTGTGAACCCTCGAAGCATTTTGGTGAGATCTCGAACAGCTCAACTTGCGTCTCTGACTGAGGAACAGCGGAAGCAAGGTCTGCGCACGCCAGCCGGTCTCGTCCAAGCGGGAGGGTGTATCTGTGACGTCATAATTGTGCTCTTTGTAAATTACGCCTCATAGGAAGTACATAGGACCAGAGTactctgatgacgtcacagatACATCCTTTTGGGATGAGACTGGCTGGTGTGCGGAGGCCGTGTTTCCTGGGATCGTGCTGCAGCGTACGAGTCGAGGCGGAGCAAGTAGGCTGTACCGGTTTTACTTATTGATCTATTTCTATCTCCCATTCTTGCAGTTAAAGTGTTTATCTTTCTATCATCAGTGTCC
The Scylla paramamosain isolate STU-SP2022 chromosome 3, ASM3559412v1, whole genome shotgun sequence genome window above contains:
- the LOC135090934 gene encoding serine protease persephone-like isoform X2 — translated: MGFSDQRPACSSWFKSSGGVILVSMGPREVVGVVGVLMVIAVMPGRATTMEIVFPVTDCLDGDPRCPALAAVGFCSSSSLYMNRVCPYSCNLCVAEEDSVAFQPGEGSVEHQYTSTAAPETAKETTIKPRRSIVNPDFECGGLPSSLRTRSYSQGAAQGQQPKKSGISFRQPETEDGTQPIEHTSCGASVISDHIIVTAAYCVLNKNVTSVRLGDIDLAVDNETNSNPADYEIVDIFLHPEFTEGELYNDIALLKTDRKIEFNEAVFPYCVSPFVPPADTKVIVAGFGFINETHKTTQLMEATLEVLPLSHCEEKYLNKEEQRLKKAYPSLLQGKPGLLCAGDDISGVCKGDEGGPLFREDEDGRRYLEGLISFTGSFCGEGVLPGIFTAISDYVDFIDEIIYENENL
- the LOC135090934 gene encoding serine protease persephone-like isoform X3, whose amino-acid sequence is MANWLDGPACSSWFKSSGGVILVSMGPREVVGVVGVLMVIAVMPGRATTMEIVFPVTDCLDGDPRCPALAAVGFCSSSSLYMNRVCPYSCNLCVAEEDSVAFQPGEGSVEHQYTSTAAPETAKETTIKPRRSIVNPDFECGGLPSSLRTRSYSQGAAQGQQPKKSGISFRQPETEDGTQPIEHTSCGASVISDHIIVTAAYCVLNKNVTSVRLGDIDLAVDNETNSNPADYEIVDIFLHPEFTEGELYNDIALLKTDRKIEFNEAVFPYCVSPFVPPADTKVIVAGFGFINETHKTTQLMEATLEVLPLSHCEEKYLNKEEQRLKKAYPSLLQGKPGLLCAGDDISGVCKGDEGGPLFREDEDGRRYLEGLISFTGSFCGEGVLPGIFTAISDYVDFIDEIIYENENL
- the LOC135090934 gene encoding serine protease persephone-like isoform X1; this translates as MGPREVVGVVGVLMVIAVMPGRATTMEIVFPVTDCLDGDPRCPALAAVGFCSSSSLYMNRVCPYSCNLCVAEEDSVAFQPGEGSVEHQYTSTAAPETAKETTIKPRRSIVNPDFECGGLPSSLRTRSYSQGAAQGQQPKKSGISFRQPETEDGTQPIEHTSCGASVISDHIIVTAAYCVLNKNVTSVRLGDIDLAVDNETNSNPADYEIVDIFLHPEFTEGELYNDIALLKTDRKIEFNEAVFPYCVSPFVPPADTKVIVAGFGFINETHKTTQLMEATLEVLPLSHCEEKYLNKEEQRLKKAYPSLLQGKPGLLCAGDDISGVCKGDEGGPLFREDEDGRRYLEGLISFTGSFCGEGVLPGIFTAISDYVDFIDEIIYENENL
- the LOC135090934 gene encoding serine protease persephone-like isoform X4, with the translated sequence MLDFLIRPACSSWFKSSGGVILVSMGPREVVGVVGVLMVIAVMPGRATTMEIVFPVTDCLDGDPRCPALAAVGFCSSSSLYMNRVCPYSCNLCVAEEDSVAFQPGEGSVEHQYTSTAAPETAKETTIKPRRSIVNPDFECGGLPSSLRTRSYSQGAAQGQQPKKSGISFRQPETEDGTQPIEHTSCGASVISDHIIVTAAYCVLNKNVTSVRLGDIDLAVDNETNSNPADYEIVDIFLHPEFTEGELYNDIALLKTDRKIEFNEAVFPYCVSPFVPPADTKVIVAGFGFINETHKTTQLMEATLEVLPLSHCEEKYLNKEEQRLKKAYPSLLQGKPGLLCAGDDISGVCKGDEGGPLFREDEDGRRYLEGLISFTGSFCGEGVLPGIFTAISDYVDFIDEIIYENENL